The Candidatus Poribacteria bacterium genomic sequence GCGAGCGCCAAGCGTACGTGAATTGTTACAGGAACTTCTCTTAACCTTAACCATCAACTCGACTCCGTTATAAATGTTAAAGCACGAGTTGATGGTTAAAACTGACAACTGGTAACTATAAACTTCCTTTGGTGGATAGGACACCGGTAATGTGTTCATCAAGGCGTGTAGCAACATGCAATGCTTTCGCCACTGCCTTAAAGATGGCTTCAATGATATGATGTTGATTTGTGCCGTAAGGGACGTTGATGTGTAAAGTTGTTCCGCTATGGTTGACAAACCCGTGAAAAAATTCTTCTGCAAGTTCGCTATCAAAATCGCCGACTTTTCCGTAATGAAGTGGTGTTTCAAAGTGGAGATAGGGGCGTCCGCAGACATCCAAGTCAACCTTAGCGAGGGATTCATACATTGGGACGCTGAAACTGCCGAACCGGCGCATCCCTGCTTTGTCGAGTACTGCTTTTTGGAGGGCTTGTCCTAAACAGATACCGACATCTTCGGTGGTATGGTGTGCGTCCACATGTAAATCGCCTTTCGCTTCGACCGCTAAATCAAAGAAACCGTGTTTGGCAAAGAGTTCTAACATGTGATCTAAGAATCCGACCCCGGTATTGATATCAGAGGTTCCAGTCCCGTCAAGGTCGAGGCGGAGTCGGATACGGGTTTCTGCTGTTTCGCGGTTAATTTCTGCTGTTCTGTCCATGTTTTAATTGTCCCTTGCGGTTCGGTCAGGTTGGTGTTTTTGCTTGGGTATTTCTGCGGATTTTCCCAA encodes the following:
- the hisB gene encoding imidazoleglycerol-phosphate dehydratase HisB, which codes for MDRTAEINRETAETRIRLRLDLDGTGTSDINTGVGFLDHMLELFAKHGFFDLAVEAKGDLHVDAHHTTEDVGICLGQALQKAVLDKAGMRRFGSFSVPMYESLAKVDLDVCGRPYLHFETPLHYGKVGDFDSELAEEFFHGFVNHSGTTLHINVPYGTNQHHIIEAIFKAVAKALHVATRLDEHITGVLSTKGSL